A single window of Anaerocolumna chitinilytica DNA harbors:
- the msrA gene encoding peptide-methionine (S)-S-oxide reductase MsrA, protein MSNISEKEIYLAGGCFWGTEKYISGIQGVRSTSVGYANGNTENPTYQEVCHNNTGHAETVHVVYDPEKIDLAFILELYYDVINPVSVNKQGEDEGSQYRTGIYYIAEEDLPVIKGSIEQLQKKYDKPIAIEVLPLKNYYLAEEYHQKYLDKNPTGYCHIRPDKFEKAKMAVK, encoded by the coding sequence ATGTCTAATATATCTGAAAAAGAAATTTACCTTGCCGGCGGATGTTTTTGGGGAACTGAAAAATATATATCTGGTATTCAGGGAGTACGGAGCACCAGTGTAGGCTACGCCAACGGAAATACAGAGAATCCCACTTACCAGGAGGTATGCCATAATAATACCGGACATGCTGAAACGGTGCATGTGGTTTATGATCCGGAAAAAATTGATTTAGCATTTATTTTAGAATTATATTATGATGTCATTAATCCTGTTTCTGTCAATAAGCAGGGTGAAGATGAAGGCAGCCAGTATCGTACTGGTATATATTATATAGCGGAAGAGGATTTACCTGTGATAAAGGGTTCTATCGAACAATTACAAAAAAAATACGACAAGCCCATAGCTATTGAAGTACTGCCTTTGAAAAACTACTATCTGGCAGAAGAATATCATCAGAAATATCTTGATAAGAACCCAACCGGATACTGTCATATCAGACCGGATAAATTCGAGAAGGCTAAAATGGCAGTGAAATAA
- a CDS encoding mannitol dehydrogenase family protein — translation MKLSLEGLKDEKKWVTEGYELPHFNIDRMRQETLETPEWIHFGGGNIFRAFPAYICQKLLNDGIQKTGIIVAEGFDYEIIEKIYDRYNNLSILATLQPDGNIEKAIISSVAEALCMDTGNTQHWSRLINIFQAPSLKIASFTITEKGYSLTDQEQQYTKEVLHDFEQGPDQVRSYMGKLTALCYERFKTGELPLTLISMDNCSHNGTKLKAAVLLIAEKWVESGRVDFRFLEYVKHKITYPWTMIDKITPRPAKEVEEHLLATGLEDIGVCTTSRNTYCAPFVNAEEPQYLVIEDDFAAERPKLEKEGVIFTTKETVDQVEKMKVCTCLNPLHTALAIFGCLLGYEKISDEMQDQELKKLVYKLGYEEGLPVVHNPGIIKPEHFLEEVLTKRLPNPFIPDTPQRIACDTSLKLSIRFGETIKAYLRKESKPSLTIIPLVLAGWCRYLMGIDDSGNPFALSPDPALASLTPMFRDIKLGMESDVHSRLQQLLSREDIFGLNLYEAGLGEQVEGYFIEMTKGTHAVYNTLVKYLGQE, via the coding sequence ATGAAACTTTCTCTGGAAGGGCTAAAAGACGAGAAAAAATGGGTAACAGAAGGCTACGAACTGCCGCATTTTAATATTGATAGGATGCGTCAGGAAACATTGGAAACACCGGAATGGATTCACTTTGGCGGTGGAAATATATTTAGAGCCTTTCCGGCATATATTTGTCAAAAATTATTAAATGATGGAATACAAAAGACAGGTATTATCGTGGCGGAAGGCTTTGATTATGAAATTATTGAAAAAATATATGATAGGTATAATAATTTAAGTATATTAGCTACATTGCAGCCTGATGGCAACATTGAAAAAGCAATTATATCCAGTGTGGCAGAAGCTCTTTGTATGGATACGGGGAATACGCAACACTGGTCTAGATTAATAAATATATTTCAGGCTCCAAGTCTGAAGATAGCATCTTTTACAATAACAGAAAAAGGATATAGCCTTACTGACCAGGAACAACAATATACAAAAGAAGTACTTCATGATTTCGAGCAAGGGCCTGACCAGGTTAGAAGTTATATGGGTAAGCTGACTGCTCTTTGTTATGAAAGATTTAAAACAGGTGAATTGCCGCTTACGCTTATCAGTATGGATAACTGCTCTCACAATGGAACGAAATTAAAGGCAGCAGTACTTCTGATTGCAGAAAAGTGGGTGGAGAGCGGCAGAGTTGATTTCAGGTTTTTAGAGTATGTCAAGCATAAGATAACCTATCCCTGGACTATGATCGACAAGATTACACCTCGACCGGCTAAGGAAGTGGAGGAGCATTTGCTTGCTACAGGTCTTGAGGATATAGGTGTCTGTACTACAAGCAGAAATACTTACTGTGCACCCTTTGTCAATGCAGAGGAACCTCAGTATCTTGTAATAGAAGATGATTTTGCTGCTGAAAGACCCAAACTTGAAAAGGAAGGTGTTATATTTACAACAAAGGAAACTGTAGATCAAGTAGAAAAAATGAAGGTTTGCACATGTCTAAATCCGCTCCACACAGCACTTGCAATATTCGGCTGCCTATTAGGTTATGAGAAAATAAGTGATGAAATGCAGGATCAGGAGCTGAAAAAGCTTGTTTATAAGCTGGGATATGAAGAAGGCTTGCCAGTGGTACATAATCCTGGTATTATTAAGCCGGAGCATTTCCTGGAGGAAGTACTGACAAAACGATTACCGAACCCTTTTATTCCGGATACACCGCAAAGGATAGCCTGTGATACTTCGTTAAAGTTAAGTATACGTTTTGGGGAAACGATAAAGGCTTACTTAAGGAAAGAAAGCAAACCATCGCTTACAATTATTCCTTTAGTGCTTGCTGGCTGGTGCCGGTACTTAATGGGTATAGACGACAGCGGAAATCCCTTTGCTTTAAGTCCTGATCCCGCATTGGCTTCACTTACTCCGATGTTTAGAGATATCAAGCTTGGAATGGAAAGTGATGTCCATAGCAGATTGCAGCAGTTATTAAGCAGAGAGGATATTTTCGGTCTAAATCTTTATGAAGCAGGCCTTGGGGAGCAGGTAGAAGGTTATTTTATTGAAATGACAAAAGGAACTCATGCCGTTTACAATACCTTAGTAAAATATCTTGGACAGGAATGA
- a CDS encoding GntR family transcriptional regulator — translation MEILKRLTKETASEYALRVIQHNIISLELLPGSLVSENELAKELGISRTPVREALIALNKIKLVEIYPQRGSYISLINHELVEEARCIRLILETAIVEEACDRAGEKEIMELEENLKLQEVYQDSANENKLLTLDNEFHEIFFKICRKEFTYHLLNGMMTHFDRVRRLSLTVVKDSKILSDHRALAEAIKSHDKQAARAVITKHLSRYELDEEALRKNYGEYFKKESTVI, via the coding sequence ATGGAAATACTGAAAAGATTAACAAAAGAAACTGCCAGTGAGTACGCACTCAGAGTTATACAGCATAATATTATTTCCCTGGAGTTGCTTCCGGGAAGCCTGGTTAGTGAAAATGAACTGGCAAAAGAACTTGGAATTAGCAGAACGCCGGTAAGAGAAGCACTTATTGCATTAAATAAGATAAAATTAGTTGAGATATACCCCCAAAGAGGAAGTTATATTTCACTGATTAATCATGAGCTGGTAGAAGAAGCGAGATGTATACGCCTGATATTAGAGACCGCTATTGTAGAAGAAGCCTGTGACCGTGCAGGTGAAAAAGAGATAATGGAATTAGAAGAAAACTTAAAGCTGCAGGAAGTGTATCAGGATAGTGCCAATGAAAATAAACTGCTTACACTGGATAATGAGTTTCATGAGATTTTCTTTAAGATATGCAGGAAAGAATTCACCTATCATTTGCTAAATGGTATGATGACACATTTTGACAGAGTAAGAAGACTTAGCTTGACAGTCGTAAAGGATTCTAAGATTCTCTCAGATCACAGAGCTTTAGCTGAAGCGATTAAGTCACATGACAAACAGGCTGCAAGGGCAGTTATCACAAAGCATCTTTCACGTTATGAACTGGATGAAGAAGCATTAAGAAAGAATTATGGTGAATATTTTAAAAAGGAATCTACTGTGATATAA
- a CDS encoding exosporium glycoprotein BclB-related protein, with the protein MGPQGPQGPIGPQGPIGATGPQGPAGATGATGATGPRGATGATGATGPQGPAGATGATGATGARGATGATGATGPQGPTGPTGPTGPAGPTGATGATGATGATGATGATGARGATGATGATGPQGPTGPTGATGPAGPTGATGATGATGATGPQGPAGATGATGATGATGPQGPAGATGATGATGPQGPAGATGATGPQGPAGATGATGATGATGATGATGATGPAGAPGSTTIIPYASGNIVTLTTILGGLVGTTAAVGFGSSATGIQIIGGIIDTTNINNFAFSMPRDGIIRSLAAYFSVDAGISLIGTTVQITAQLYSASSFNNQFTAIPGAVVDLTPALTGVISIGDRVSGITTGLAIPVAAETRLLLIFSVAVITGAGIATTLVGYASAGLGIE; encoded by the coding sequence ATGGGACCGCAAGGACCTCAAGGGCCGATTGGACCGCAGGGACCAATTGGAGCTACAGGTCCACAAGGACCAGCAGGAGCCACAGGAGCAACTGGAGCAACTGGACCTAGAGGAGCCACCGGAGCAACAGGAGCAACCGGACCGCAAGGACCAGCAGGAGCCACAGGAGCAACCGGAGCCACAGGAGCTAGAGGAGCCACAGGAGCAACCGGAGCCACAGGACCGCAAGGACCAACAGGACCGACAGGACCAACAGGACCAGCAGGGCCAACCGGAGCCACAGGAGCAACTGGAGCCACCGGAGCCACCGGAGCAACCGGAGCCACAGGAGCTAGAGGAGCCACAGGAGCCACCGGAGCCACTGGTCCCCAAGGACCCACAGGGCCAACCGGAGCAACAGGACCAGCAGGGCCAACCGGAGCAACTGGAGCCACCGGAGCCACAGGAGCAACAGGACCTCAAGGGCCGGCAGGAGCCACCGGAGCAACCGGAGCCACTGGAGCAACAGGACCTCAAGGGCCGGCAGGAGCAACCGGAGCCACAGGAGCCACAGGTCCTCAGGGACCGGCAGGAGCAACCGGAGCCACAGGTCCTCAGGGACCGGCAGGAGCAACTGGAGCAACCGGAGCAACTGGAGCAACCGGAGCAACTGGAGCCACCGGAGCCACCGGGCCAGCAGGAGCACCTGGATCTACAACTATTATACCTTATGCATCTGGTAATATTGTAACGTTAACAACAATACTGGGTGGTTTGGTTGGTACCACGGCAGCAGTTGGTTTTGGTAGTTCAGCTACAGGTATTCAGATCATTGGCGGAATAATAGATACTACCAATATTAATAACTTTGCATTTTCAATGCCAAGAGATGGCATAATAAGATCTTTGGCAGCATACTTTAGCGTGGATGCAGGTATCAGTCTTATTGGTACCACTGTTCAGATTACTGCACAGTTATACAGCGCCTCTTCTTTCAATAATCAGTTCACAGCCATACCTGGTGCGGTAGTAGATTTGACTCCAGCCCTTACCGGTGTGATCTCGATTGGCGACAGAGTCAGCGGAATTACTACAGGTCTTGCTATCCCTGTAGCAGCTGAAACCAGATTGTTATTGATATTCTCAGTAGCTGTAATAACCGGTGCCGGAATTGCTACCACTCTTGTTGGTTATGCAAGTGCCGGACTTGGTATTGAATAA
- the uxuA gene encoding mannonate dehydratase, with translation MDMTLRWFGSRYDSVTLEQIRQIPGVEGVITTLYDIPAGEVWPKERIQKLQKEISEWGLGIKGIESVNIHDAIKIGNKERDYYINNYIQTLRNLGESGITMICYNFMPVFDWTRSDLAKKREDGSTVLSYDQELIDTIEPVKMFAAIDKKSNGFILPGWEPERLEKVKDLFEQYKDVDSEKLFHNLVYFLQAIQPVCEKYGIKMAIHPDDPAWPVFQLPRIVTGKESILRILKAVDSEFNGLTLCTGSLGSNRNNDICEIINATRGRIHFAHLRNIKHLAPGKFDEAAHLSRDGSLDMYAIVKALNEAGFHGPVRPDHGRSIWGEVSMPGYGLYDRALGACYLNGLIEAVQKQGV, from the coding sequence ATGGATATGACTTTACGTTGGTTTGGCAGTAGATATGATTCTGTTACCTTGGAGCAGATCAGGCAGATTCCAGGGGTGGAAGGTGTTATCACTACATTATATGATATTCCTGCCGGAGAAGTCTGGCCGAAAGAACGGATTCAAAAGCTTCAAAAGGAAATTAGTGAATGGGGATTGGGTATAAAAGGAATTGAGAGTGTAAATATTCATGATGCTATAAAGATAGGTAATAAAGAAAGGGATTATTATATTAATAATTACATACAGACATTAAGAAACCTTGGAGAGAGCGGCATAACTATGATATGTTATAATTTTATGCCTGTATTTGATTGGACCCGCTCCGATCTAGCTAAAAAAAGAGAGGATGGTTCAACGGTATTATCCTATGATCAGGAACTGATTGATACAATTGAACCAGTAAAAATGTTTGCAGCAATTGATAAGAAAAGCAATGGTTTTATACTTCCGGGCTGGGAGCCGGAGAGGCTTGAAAAAGTAAAAGATTTATTTGAACAGTATAAAGATGTTGACAGTGAGAAACTTTTTCATAATTTGGTTTATTTTTTACAAGCAATACAACCGGTATGCGAAAAGTATGGAATTAAAATGGCTATACATCCTGATGATCCTGCCTGGCCTGTATTTCAATTGCCTCGGATTGTAACAGGCAAGGAATCTATCCTTCGTATTCTTAAAGCAGTTGACAGTGAATTTAATGGTCTGACTTTATGCACCGGTTCTCTTGGCTCCAACAGGAATAATGATATCTGTGAGATAATTAATGCGACACGCGGTAGAATACATTTTGCTCATTTAAGAAACATAAAGCATCTTGCACCAGGTAAATTTGATGAGGCAGCTCATTTATCAAGAGATGGTTCTCTTGATATGTATGCTATTGTAAAAGCATTAAATGAAGCCGGGTTTCATGGTCCGGTACGCCCTGACCATGGAAGAAGTATCTGGGGCGAGGTTTCTATGCCGGGGTATGGTTTATATGACAGAGCACTAGGGGCCTGTTATTTGAACGGATTAATTGAGGCTGTTCAGAAACAGGGAGTATAG
- a CDS encoding methyl-accepting chemotaxis protein: MKKIAKEKKQKRAIKQISRIISIKDRIDKIYELPIGKRFRITFGYIGIVVLIMVTVSLINIISLRNKINEFHFQIYTTEEKVIKAQISMKNIENNIYRSYITKNKDLCSKYIEESEQEYDLLNSYIKDLSSIPVLQKGKNKETIKTLQLEMDKASRYRKVILQSSQEFKQDEIYSTYKNDYVPIHSHMLQEFEELEKFTTSYGLQFMKNTNVKVAVSISLFVLLFIAGMFSCIQILKRTIKSIVSPVDSIMTVMKEIAVGNLDVELQMNSKDEMGVLCQGIMITIDKLNNYINNITYVVKELEEKNLTVQVDLEYEGDFKPIRISLENTIQSLKQVIETISVTAKEITIGSAQIAMTAKTVADGSIDQNNKINRIMTEIDRIVDMINVNTDQTRQVKELTEYAVKAAKEGDNSMMEVLEAMGNINSHAEEISQIIAVIEQIAEQTNLLALNAAIEAARAGENGKGFGVVASEIGKLAAKCSQAVQSTSGLINSTVNAIGLGIKQADNTAGNFIKIVKLAEETNKVMENLSSNTGIIQEELENTHLFLRDITPIIEKNSAAAQESAAMSEEFIIQADKLEKYLNEYSIA; this comes from the coding sequence ATGAAGAAGATAGCAAAAGAGAAGAAGCAGAAGAGAGCTATTAAGCAAATAAGCAGAATTATAAGTATAAAGGATAGAATTGATAAGATCTATGAATTGCCCATTGGTAAAAGGTTTCGAATTACTTTTGGTTATATTGGCATAGTAGTTTTAATTATGGTTACAGTCTCACTGATAAATATAATATCATTAAGAAATAAAATAAATGAATTTCATTTTCAAATATATACAACAGAAGAAAAGGTTATAAAAGCGCAAATATCCATGAAAAACATTGAAAATAATATTTACCGAAGTTATATAACCAAAAACAAAGACTTATGCAGTAAGTATATTGAAGAGTCAGAGCAGGAATATGATTTACTGAATTCTTATATCAAGGATTTATCATCCATTCCTGTTTTACAGAAAGGAAAGAATAAAGAAACGATTAAGACCTTACAACTAGAAATGGATAAAGCAAGCCGTTACAGAAAAGTAATACTACAGAGCTCACAAGAATTCAAACAGGATGAAATATATAGTACCTATAAAAATGATTATGTGCCAATACATAGCCATATGTTACAGGAGTTTGAGGAATTAGAGAAGTTTACTACATCTTATGGTCTGCAGTTTATGAAGAATACTAATGTTAAAGTTGCAGTGAGCATTAGTTTATTTGTGCTGTTGTTTATAGCTGGAATGTTTAGCTGCATTCAGATTCTGAAAAGAACAATAAAGAGTATCGTTTCTCCGGTTGATAGTATTATGACAGTTATGAAAGAAATTGCGGTTGGCAATCTAGATGTTGAACTTCAGATGAATTCAAAGGATGAGATGGGGGTTTTATGTCAAGGAATTATGATAACAATTGACAAATTAAATAACTACATAAATAACATAACCTACGTCGTAAAAGAACTTGAGGAAAAGAATCTGACTGTTCAAGTAGATCTGGAATATGAAGGTGATTTTAAACCTATTAGAATATCCCTTGAGAATACTATACAGTCCTTAAAGCAAGTTATCGAAACTATATCAGTGACAGCAAAAGAGATAACAATCGGTTCTGCACAGATTGCTATGACGGCAAAAACAGTAGCAGACGGCAGTATAGATCAAAATAATAAAATTAATCGAATAATGACAGAGATAGACAGAATTGTTGATATGATCAATGTAAATACGGATCAAACCAGACAAGTAAAGGAATTAACAGAATATGCAGTAAAAGCAGCTAAGGAAGGGGATAACAGCATGATGGAGGTATTGGAAGCAATGGGAAATATTAACTCTCATGCAGAAGAAATCTCACAAATAATTGCAGTTATTGAGCAAATTGCGGAACAGACTAATCTTTTAGCGCTTAATGCTGCCATAGAAGCTGCAAGAGCAGGAGAAAATGGAAAAGGATTTGGTGTAGTTGCATCCGAGATTGGAAAATTAGCCGCAAAATGCAGTCAGGCGGTTCAATCCACCTCTGGATTAATTAATAGTACTGTAAATGCAATCGGATTAGGAATTAAGCAAGCGGATAATACAGCCGGAAATTTTATTAAGATTGTAAAGTTAGCGGAGGAAACGAATAAGGTAATGGAAAATTTGTCATCTAATACCGGTATTATTCAAGAGGAATTAGAAAATACACATTTATTTTTAAGAGATATTACACCGATTATAGAAAAAAATTCTGCAGCCGCGCAAGAAAGTGCTGCGATGAGTGAAGAATTCATAATTCAGGCAGATAAGCTTGAAAAGTATTTAAATGAGTATTCTATCGCATAA
- a CDS encoding collagen-like protein produces the protein MNAGFNSSDSGKAGKHQKDDKSTVSATSYNGGWNTGRPGDFGGSNSPCPPNPGPPPCPPPCPPGPPGPPGPPGPPGQQGQQGPQGPIGPMGPRGPAGPAGPPGLQGPAGATGATGSTGPAGAPGEIGPTGPQGEQGPIGLTGATGATGAIGPQGLQGDPGPAGPQGEPGPAGVQGPAGATGPQGPQGEQGPAGPQGETGATGPQGPAGATGPAGPQGEQGPAGLQGETGATGPQGPIGPQGPVGPTGNTGATGPQGPAGATGPAGPQGEQGPTGLQGETGATGPQGPAGPQGPQGPAGPTGNTGATGPQGPAGPQGEQGPAGPQGVAGATGATGPQGVAGPQGPAGAQGEPGPAGPQGEPGPAGPQGVAGATGPAGPQGEQGPAGPQGETGATGPQGVAGATGPAGPQGEQGPAGPQGETGATGPQGPAGATGPAGPQGEQGPAGPQGETGATGPQGPAGATGPAGPQGEQGPAGPQGETGATGPQGVAGATGPTGPQGEQGPAGPQGETGATGPQGPAGATGPQGATGATGATGATGATGPQGATGATGATGATGPQGPAGATGATGPQGPVGDTGATGATGATGATGPQGPAGATGATGPAGVNSYIFRYSTNSDRTIAGGAEFVFDTGNVPSSPNGILLPNDTDTVLTEAGAYLIMFEANVLGTLTSVSINLNGTPVPGGTTGDTATTIRVEITAIVEVTTVPATITVTNDSFISITFPDLAPGSVVAALTILKLS, from the coding sequence ATGAACGCTGGTTTTAATTCATCAGACTCTGGAAAAGCAGGTAAACATCAAAAAGATGATAAATCTACCGTTTCAGCAACCAGTTATAACGGTGGATGGAATACAGGCCGTCCTGGTGATTTCGGTGGATCAAATTCCCCTTGTCCGCCTAATCCTGGCCCGCCGCCCTGCCCACCGCCCTGCCCACCTGGCCCTCCCGGACCTCCCGGCCCTCCTGGACCTCCTGGACAACAAGGACAACAAGGACCACAAGGTCCGATAGGCCCGATGGGTCCTAGAGGTCCTGCAGGTCCAGCAGGCCCTCCCGGACTGCAAGGTCCCGCAGGAGCAACCGGAGCAACCGGATCAACTGGTCCCGCAGGAGCACCCGGTGAAATTGGCCCTACTGGTCCGCAAGGAGAGCAAGGACCAATAGGTTTAACAGGAGCTACAGGAGCTACTGGAGCAATAGGTCCACAAGGATTGCAGGGAGACCCAGGTCCTGCAGGTCCGCAAGGAGAGCCGGGTCCGGCAGGAGTGCAAGGTCCTGCAGGAGCAACAGGACCTCAGGGACCGCAAGGAGAACAAGGTCCTGCAGGTCCGCAAGGAGAAACAGGAGCCACTGGCCCGCAAGGTCCAGCAGGAGCCACAGGTCCCGCAGGCCCGCAAGGAGAACAGGGGCCAGCTGGATTACAAGGAGAAACCGGAGCCACAGGTCCTCAAGGTCCAATTGGTCCGCAAGGTCCGGTAGGTCCTACAGGAAATACAGGAGCCACAGGCCCACAAGGTCCGGCAGGAGCCACAGGCCCCGCAGGTCCCCAGGGAGAGCAGGGTCCGACAGGTTTACAGGGTGAAACAGGGGCTACAGGCCCACAGGGTCCGGCAGGTCCACAAGGTCCACAAGGTCCCGCAGGCCCCACAGGAAACACAGGAGCCACAGGCCCGCAAGGTCCGGCAGGTCCGCAAGGAGAACAGGGTCCGGCAGGTCCGCAAGGCGTTGCAGGAGCAACCGGAGCCACAGGTCCACAAGGTGTTGCAGGTCCACAAGGCCCAGCAGGAGCTCAGGGTGAACCAGGCCCAGCAGGTCCACAGGGTGAACCAGGTCCGGCAGGCCCACAAGGTGTTGCAGGAGCCACAGGCCCGGCAGGTCCGCAAGGAGAACAAGGTCCGGCAGGCCCGCAAGGTGAAACCGGAGCCACAGGTCCACAAGGTGTTGCAGGAGCCACAGGCCCGGCAGGTCCGCAAGGAGAACAAGGTCCGGCAGGCCCGCAAGGTGAAACAGGAGCCACAGGACCGCAAGGACCAGCAGGAGCCACAGGCCCGGCAGGTCCGCAAGGAGAACAAGGTCCGGCAGGCCCGCAAGGTGAAACCGGAGCCACAGGACCGCAAGGTCCGGCAGGAGCCACAGGCCCGGCAGGTCCGCAAGGAGAACAAGGTCCGGCAGGCCCGCAAGGTGAAACCGGAGCCACAGGTCCGCAAGGCGTTGCAGGAGCCACAGGCCCGACAGGTCCGCAAGGAGAACAAGGTCCGGCAGGCCCACAAGGTGAAACCGGAGCCACAGGTCCTCAAGGTCCGGCAGGAGCCACAGGTCCACAAGGAGCTACAGGAGCTACAGGAGCTACGGGAGCAACTGGAGCCACAGGCCCACAAGGAGCCACAGGAGCCACAGGAGCAACAGGAGCCACAGGTCCACAAGGACCAGCAGGAGCTACAGGGGCAACAGGTCCACAAGGACCAGTAGGAGACACAGGAGCAACAGGAGCAACTGGAGCCACAGGAGCCACAGGACCACAAGGACCAGCAGGAGCTACCGGAGCCACAGGTCCAGCTGGAGTCAATTCTTATATTTTCCGTTATAGCACAAATTCTGACAGAACGATAGCTGGTGGTGCTGAATTTGTATTTGATACAGGTAATGTACCAAGTTCACCCAATGGAATTTTATTACCGAATGATACAGATACCGTACTGACTGAGGCAGGCGCCTATCTAATAATGTTCGAAGCAAACGTGTTGGGAACTCTCACATCTGTATCCATTAATCTGAATGGAACTCCCGTTCCGGGAGGAACAACAGGTGATACAGCTACTACAATTAGAGTAGAAATTACTGCTATCGTAGAGGTAACAACCGTACCAGCTACTATCACAGTTACCAACGACTCTTTTATTTCCATCACTTTCCCTGATCTTGCACCAGGCAGCGTAGTAGCAGCCCTTACTATTTTAAAATTATCATAA
- a CDS encoding Hsp20/alpha crystallin family protein, producing the protein MLRPMLYEQIKPALFSSQFNNFFDDVFRRFDRGSTDVLDKGDHYLLQAELPGFQKEDISVNLENDTLIIKANHQEEVNEEEGNYIRRERNTSSFQRVFSVAGVDKDNISAIYNNGILEVTLPKTDAAKESCRSIEIK; encoded by the coding sequence ATGTTAAGACCTATGTTATATGAACAAATCAAACCAGCTTTATTCAGCAGTCAGTTTAACAATTTCTTTGATGATGTTTTCCGTCGTTTTGACAGAGGCAGTACAGATGTATTGGATAAGGGAGATCATTATCTTTTACAGGCGGAGCTTCCGGGCTTTCAAAAAGAAGATATTAGTGTTAATCTTGAAAATGATACATTGATTATAAAAGCCAATCATCAGGAAGAAGTGAACGAAGAGGAAGGAAATTATATTAGAAGAGAAAGAAATACCAGTTCCTTTCAAAGAGTTTTTTCAGTAGCAGGTGTTGATAAAGATAATATAAGTGCTATATATAATAATGGTATTCTGGAGGTAACCCTTCCGAAAACTGATGCTGCAAAAGAGAGTTGCCGATCAATAGAAATAAAGTAA